One segment of Hippopotamus amphibius kiboko isolate mHipAmp2 chromosome 2, mHipAmp2.hap2, whole genome shotgun sequence DNA contains the following:
- the GEMIN2 gene encoding gem-associated protein 2 isoform X2, which translates to MAWVPAESAVEELMPRLLPVEPCDLTESFDPSVPPRTPQEYLRRVQIEAAQCPDVVVAQIDPKKLKRKQSVNVSLSGCQPAPEGYSPTLQWQQQQVAHFSAIRQSVNRHRSHWKSQQLDSNVTMPKSEDEEGWKKFCLGERLYAEGAVGPATSESPGIDYVQGRWLYALLACLEKPLLPEAHSLIRQLARRCSEVRLLVDSKDDERVPALNLLICLVSRYFDQRDLADEPS; encoded by the exons ATGGCGTGGGTACCTGCAGAGTCTGCAGTGGAAGAGTTGATGCCCCGGCTCTTGCCAGTGGAGCCCTGCGACTTGACAGAAAGTTTCGATCCCAGCGTACCTCCGAGAACTCCCCAGGAATACCTGAGGCGGGTCCA GATCGAAGCAGCTCAATGTCCAGATGTTGTGGTAGCTCAAATTGACCCAAAGAAGTTGAAAAGGAAGCAAAGTGTGAATGTTTCT CTTTCAGGTTGCCAACCTGCCCCTGAGGGATATTCCCCCACTCTTCAGTGGCAGCAGCAACAAGTGGCACATTTTTCAGCTATCCGGCAG AGTGTGAACAGACATAGAAGTCACTGGAAATCACAACAATTGGATAGTAATGTGACCATG ccaaAATCTGAAGATGAAGAAGGCTGGAAAAAATTTTGTCTTGGTGAAAGGTTATATGCTGAGGGGGCTGTTGGACCAGCTACAAGTGAAAGTCCTGGAATCGATTATGTGCAA GGAAGATGGCTTTATGCTTTGTTGGCTTGTCTTGAAAAACCTTTGTTACCTGAGGCTCATTCACTGATTCGGCAGCTTGCAAGACGGTGCTCTGAAGTGAGGCTTTTAGTG gacagCAAAGATGATGAGAGGGTTCCTGCTTTGAATTTATTAATCTGCTTGGTTAGCAG GTATTTTGACCAACGTGACTTAGCTGATGAGCCATCTTGA
- the GEMIN2 gene encoding gem-associated protein 2 isoform X1 produces MRWVRLTRLKTMAWVPAESAVEELMPRLLPVEPCDLTESFDPSVPPRTPQEYLRRVQIEAAQCPDVVVAQIDPKKLKRKQSVNVSLSGCQPAPEGYSPTLQWQQQQVAHFSAIRQSVNRHRSHWKSQQLDSNVTMPKSEDEEGWKKFCLGERLYAEGAVGPATSESPGIDYVQIGFPPLLSIVSRMNQATVTSVLEYLGNWFGERDFTPELGRWLYALLACLEKPLLPEAHSLIRQLARRCSEVRLLVDSKDDERVPALNLLICLVSRYFDQRDLADEPS; encoded by the exons ATGCGCTGGGTGAGACTGACCCGATTGAAAACCATGGCGTGGGTACCTGCAGAGTCTGCAGTGGAAGAGTTGATGCCCCGGCTCTTGCCAGTGGAGCCCTGCGACTTGACAGAAAGTTTCGATCCCAGCGTACCTCCGAGAACTCCCCAGGAATACCTGAGGCGGGTCCA GATCGAAGCAGCTCAATGTCCAGATGTTGTGGTAGCTCAAATTGACCCAAAGAAGTTGAAAAGGAAGCAAAGTGTGAATGTTTCT CTTTCAGGTTGCCAACCTGCCCCTGAGGGATATTCCCCCACTCTTCAGTGGCAGCAGCAACAAGTGGCACATTTTTCAGCTATCCGGCAG AGTGTGAACAGACATAGAAGTCACTGGAAATCACAACAATTGGATAGTAATGTGACCATG ccaaAATCTGAAGATGAAGAAGGCTGGAAAAAATTTTGTCTTGGTGAAAGGTTATATGCTGAGGGGGCTGTTGGACCAGCTACAAGTGAAAGTCCTGGAATCGATTATGTGCAA attgGTTTTCCTCCCTTGCTTAGTATTGTTAGCAGAATGAATCAG GCAACAGTAACTAGTGTCTTGGAATATCTGGGTAACTGGTTTGGAGAAAGAGACTTTACTCCAGAATTG GGAAGATGGCTTTATGCTTTGTTGGCTTGTCTTGAAAAACCTTTGTTACCTGAGGCTCATTCACTGATTCGGCAGCTTGCAAGACGGTGCTCTGAAGTGAGGCTTTTAGTG gacagCAAAGATGATGAGAGGGTTCCTGCTTTGAATTTATTAATCTGCTTGGTTAGCAG GTATTTTGACCAACGTGACTTAGCTGATGAGCCATCTTGA